The Microbacterium sp. LKL04 sequence GCCGTGCTGCTGTTCACGAGCGGCGACGCCGTGGGCATAGCGATGGGCGTCGCGCTCGTGCTGCTTCCCGTCGTCGCCGTCTGGGCGCTGTGGCGCGAGCTGAGCTTCGGCGCGGGCGCGGAGCGGCTGGGGCGACGGCTCGAGGCGGAGGGCGCCCTGCCCGCCGAAGAGCTCACGCTCCGGCCCAGCGGCAGACCCGTCCAGGCCGAGGCGGACGCCCTCTTCCCCGCGTACCGCGACGCCGTCGAGGCGAACCCGACGGATTGGCGCGCCTGGTACCGGCTCGGGCTCCTCTACGACGGAGCAGGCGACCGCCGGCGCGCCCGCGGCGCGATCCGCACCGCGATCTCGCACGAGCGCGCCGAACGGCGCCGCTGAGTCCTCAGACCGCCGCGGCCACCGCGTCCTCGACGGTCGGGTGGTGGAACTGGAACCCGGACTCGAGGAGCACCGCGGGCACGACGTGCGAGTCGGTGGCGAGGAGCGCGTCGACGGCATCCTTCCCCAGGACCAGTCGGATGGCCCAGAGGGGCGCCCGGAGCAGGTACGGCCGGTTCAAGCGACGCGCGAGCGCGAAGCCGAGGTCGTTCGCCGTAGCCCGCTCCGGCCCGGTCAGGTTGACGGGTCCCGTGATGCTGTGGTCCATGACGTGACGGATGCCGCGGATCTCGTCATCGAGCGAGATCCACGGCCAGACCTGGGTTCCGCGTCCGAGCGGTCCCGACAGTCCGAGCTTCGTGAGCAGCAGCAGCGGCTTGAGGACGCCGTCGCGGTGCACGACCGGGGCGGTGCGCAGGAGCGCCGTACGAGCGCCCGACGCGACGGCGGCAGCCTCCCACTCGCCGCAGAGCTCGGAAAGGAATGCGTCGCCGCGCGGACCGGTCTCGTCGAACGTGCGCCCGTGTCCGTCGGGCGGGTAGTACCCCGACGCCGACGAGCTGACGAACAGAGGCGCATCCTCGCCGAGCTCCCGGAGTGCGCGGGCGAGCGTCTGCGTCGGGCGCAGGCGCGACCAGACGAGCTGCTTCTTGTACGAGGCCGTCCACGGGAAACGTCCGATGGTCGCGCCGTTGAAGTTGACGACAGCTTCTGCGCCTGCGAGCACCTGAGGATCGAGCGGCTTCTCACCGGGCGACCAGGTGACCTCGTCGGGGCCCTGGGCCGGGTGGCGGACGAGCCGCGTGACGGCGTAGCCGTCGGCGACGAGGGAGTCAATGAGGGCGCGTCCGATCAAGCCCGACGCGCCCGAGACGACGACGCGGCGCTCAGGCAAGCGTCGCCTCGAGCGTGATCTCGATGCCCGACAGGGCTGCCGAGACGGGGCATCCGGTCTTCGCCTCGTTCGCGATGCGGTCGAAGTCCTCGGCCGAGAGGCCGGGGACGGATGCGCTGACGTTCAGGTGCGAGCCCGTGATGCCGGTCCCCGGGATGAAGGTGACGGATGCCGTCGTCTCGACGCTCTCAGGCGGAGTGCCGTTTTCGGCCAGGGCGTTGGAGAGAGCCATGCTGAAGCACGACGAGTGGGCTGCTGCGATGAGCTCCTCGGGCGTCGTCACCGACGTCGATCCCTCGCTGCGGGCCTTCCAGTTCACGGGAAGCGGGCCCTGGTTGGAGCTCTCGAGGGCGACCTCGCCCGACCCTTCGAACAGGGTGCCCTTCCAGCTGGTGGTGGCTTCGCTCGTGACGCTCATGGTGTCTCCTCTGTCGTGGTCGTGACGAATCGCTGCCGAGCATATGCCTCGCGGATCAGCGGGCGATACGTCTTGACGAGGAGGGGGAGGGGACTCAGGCGGTGCGGCCGACGAGACCGACGCGCTGCAGGAGGAGCCACAACTGGCATCCGAGGCACAGGCCGAACACTGCGTTGAGGAATGCCGCCATGAACGCCAACGCCGCCGCGATCGGCAGGGCGAGCGGAACGCCGAGCACGTGGAGCACGAGACCGATGGTCGTGACGAACAGGCCGACGCCCTGCGCGAAGCGCGGCGGGCGCGGGTCTTCGAGGTCGGTCGGGGGAGCGAGGCGCGGCTGGATCGCACGGCGATAGAGCACGCTCCACGGCGCGGTGCGCGGCGAGACGACGCCCCAGAGGAACAGGAGGGCGATGACGAGCACGGCGAGGAAGCCGGGATCCAGGACCCGCATGCCCACGGGGGTGAAGGGAAGCACCCATCCCTGCATGGGGACGATGAACATGCCGCCGCCGAGCGGGCTCAGCCAGCCGAACCCCGCGTCGGTGTGGGCCGTCGAGCCACCGAGCAGCGCGAGCAGCGTCGCGATGAGCAGCAGCACAGCGGTGATGGATGCCGCGAAGCGCGGACCCCGGGGATCGATCCCTCGCACATCAGCCACGGTCGGCTCCCGTCGTCACGCGGTCCAATTCCATCTCGACGACCTGGCGACCCGGAACGCCGCC is a genomic window containing:
- a CDS encoding OsmC family peroxiredoxin; this translates as MSVTSEATTSWKGTLFEGSGEVALESSNQGPLPVNWKARSEGSTSVTTPEELIAAAHSSCFSMALSNALAENGTPPESVETTASVTFIPGTGITGSHLNVSASVPGLSAEDFDRIANEAKTGCPVSAALSGIEITLEATLA
- a CDS encoding DUF4395 domain-containing protein; this translates as MADVRGIDPRGPRFAASITAVLLLIATLLALLGGSTAHTDAGFGWLSPLGGGMFIVPMQGWVLPFTPVGMRVLDPGFLAVLVIALLFLWGVVSPRTAPWSVLYRRAIQPRLAPPTDLEDPRPPRFAQGVGLFVTTIGLVLHVLGVPLALPIAAALAFMAAFLNAVFGLCLGCQLWLLLQRVGLVGRTA
- a CDS encoding tetratricopeptide repeat protein, which encodes MRTRIGVGIVAVVLVLYIALVAQRAVLLFTSGDAVGIAMGVALVLLPVVAVWALWRELSFGAGAERLGRRLEAEGALPAEELTLRPSGRPVQAEADALFPAYRDAVEANPTDWRAWYRLGLLYDGAGDRRRARGAIRTAISHERAERRR
- a CDS encoding TIGR01777 family oxidoreductase, giving the protein MPERRVVVSGASGLIGRALIDSLVADGYAVTRLVRHPAQGPDEVTWSPGEKPLDPQVLAGAEAVVNFNGATIGRFPWTASYKKQLVWSRLRPTQTLARALRELGEDAPLFVSSSASGYYPPDGHGRTFDETGPRGDAFLSELCGEWEAAAVASGARTALLRTAPVVHRDGVLKPLLLLTKLGLSGPLGRGTQVWPWISLDDEIRGIRHVMDHSITGPVNLTGPERATANDLGFALARRLNRPYLLRAPLWAIRLVLGKDAVDALLATDSHVVPAVLLESGFQFHHPTVEDAVAAAV